The sequence CTTGAGTGCGGCGGGCCTGCGCCCGCAGGGCTCCCTCGGCAACCATGCCAGCGCTAGCCTGCTGCGCCTCGACATGGGCCGCAACTACCAGTACTGGTACGGCCTGCCGAACTTCTATGTGATCACCCGCTACAACCACAGCACCCACTACGCCATGGCGGTGTGGAAGCTGGGTGAAGCCGTGGACCAGGCGCGCCACGGTTACGCGGCCAAGGGGAACTAGCGCGCGGTCAAGCCGGATTCGGGCAGTCGATGAACTGATGCTCGATGCCGAAGCGCTCGGCCAGGTAACGCCCCAGCGCCTGCACGCCGTAGCGCTCGGTGGCGTGGTGGCCAGCGGCGATGAAGGTGATGCCGTTTTCCCGCGCGCTGTGCACGGTCTGCTCGGACACTTCACCCGTGAGGTAGGCATCGACGCCCGCGGCAATCGCCTGGTCGATGTAGCCCTGGGCACCGCCGGTGCACCAGGCGATGCGCCGGATCGGCCGGTCGCCCTCGACCAGCAGTGGCTCGCGCCCGAGCACAGCACCGACGTGGCGTGCGAAGTCGGCCGGCGCCATGGGCTCCGCTGGCGCGCCAACCAGCACGATGGAGCGCGGGTTGCCCGGCTCCAGCGGCCCCTCGATGGTCAGGCCGAGCTGGCGGCCCAGCTGCACGTTGTTGCCCACTTCCGGATGCAGGTCGAGCGGCAGGTGATAGGCCAGCAGGCTGATGTCGTGGCCGAGCAGGGTCTTCAGCCGGCGCTGCTTCATGCCAACTACACAGGGATTCTCGCCCTTCCAGAAATAGCCATGGTGCACCAGCACCGCATCGGCCTCGGCGGCCACGGCCGCATCGAGCAATGCCTGGCTGGCAGTGACGCCACTGACGATGCGCCGCACCTGCGGACGCCCCTGCACCTGCAGGCCGTTCGGGCAGTAGTCCTGGATGCGCGCGGCATCCAGGAAACGGTCGGCTTCTTCGACCAGAACACTTAGCTCGATCGTCATTGATTTTCCTCCAGACTGCAGTGCGGACGGCTACTTTCTTGGCACGCCGCTCGTATAATGGCGGCCACCCTAACGGCCTTCCCCAGGCCGGACAACCCCAAGGAATTCCCTCCGATGCTGAAGGCCCTGCGTTTTCTCGGCTGGCCCGCGCTTGTTGGCGTCCTGTTGGCGCTACTGATCATCCAGCGTAACCCCGAGTGGGTCGGCCTGCCGCAGCAGGAAGTGCATCTGCAACAAGCGCCGCTGCTCAGCCGCATCCAGCAGGGCCCGGTCAGCTATGCCGACGCCGTCACCCGCGCGGCGCCGGCGGTGGCCAACCTGTACACCACCAAGATGGTCAGCAAGCCGACCAACTCGATGCTCGACGACCCGCTGTTCCGCCGCTTCTTCGGCGACAACCTGCCGCAACAGAAGCGCATGGAGTCCAGCCTGGGTTCGGCGGTGATCATGAGCCCCGAGGGCTACCTGCTGACCAACAACCACGTTACCGCCGGCGCCGATCAGATAGTGGTGGCCCTGCGCGACGGTCGCGAAACCACCGCCAGCCTGGTCGGCAGCGACCCGGAAACCGACCTCGCGGTGCTCAAGATCGATCTCAAGGACCTGCCGGTCATGACCCTCGGCCGTTCCGACGGCATCCGCACCGGCGATGTCTGCCTGGCCATCGGCAACCCCTTCGGCGTCGGCCAGACCGTGACCATGGGCATCATCAGCGCCACCGGGCGCAACCAGCTCGGCCTGAACACCTACGAGGACTTCATCCAGACCGACGCCGCGATCAACCCGGGCAACTCCGGCGGCGCGCTGGTGGATGCCAACGGCAACCTGATCGGCATCAACACCGCGATCTTCTCCAAGTCCGGCGGTTCCCAGGGCATCGGCTTCGCCATCCCGGTGAAGCTGGCAATCGACGTGATGCAGTCGATCATCGAGCACGGCCAGGTGATCCGTGGCTGGCTGGGCGTCGAAGTACAGCCGCTGACACCGGAACTCGCCGAGTCCTTCGGCCTGCAGGACAAGGCCGGCATCGTGGTCGCCGGCGTGTATCGCGACGGCCCGGCCTCGCGGGCCGGCATGCTACCTGGCGACATCATCCTGAGCATCGATGGCGAGCCGGCCAGCGACGGGCGCAAGGCGATGAACCAGGTGGCGCGCACCAAGCCCAACCAGCACATTTCCATCGAGATCCTGCGCAACGGCAAGCACCTCACCCTGCAGGCGGAAGTCGGCCTGCGTCCGCCGCCGGCGCCGAATCCGCAGCAACAACAGCAGTAACGAAAAACGGCGCCCAAGGGCGCCGTTCTTCATTGCCGGGAGCGACTCAGATGCGCGGACGCAGGGCGTCCAGCAGAGCCTGATTCTGCTCCTCGGTACCGATGCTGATGCGCAGGAACTGGGCGATTCGCGCCTGCTTGAAGTGGCGCACGATCACGCCCTCCTCGCGCAGGCCGGCGGCCAGCTCGGCAGCATCATGCCGAGGGTGACGAGCGAAGATGAAGTTCGCCGCCGAAGGCAGCACCTCGAAGCCCATGCCGCGCAGCTCGCCGACCAGCTTCTCGCGGCTGGCGATCACCGCCTGGCAAGTCTGCTGGAAGTAGGCCTCGTCCTCGAACGCCGCAATCGCACCGGCCTGCGCCACGCGATCCAGCGGGTAGGAGTTGAAGCTGTTCTTCACCCGCTCCAGGGCCTCGATCAGGTCCTCGTGCCCCACCGCAAAGCCGACCCGCAGCCCGGCCAGTGAGCGCGACTTGGACAGGGTCTGCGCGACCAGCAGGTTCGGGTAGCGATTCACCAGGCTGATGGCGGTCTCGCCGCCGAAGTCGACGTAGGCTTCATCCACGAGCACCACGCTGTCCGGGTTCGCCTTGAGCAGGCGCTCGATGGCTTCCAGCGGCAACAGGCAGCCGGTGGGTGCGTTGGGGTTGGGGAAGATGATCCCGGCGTTGGGCTTGGTGTAGTCCTCGATGCGGATCTGGAACTGCTCGTCCAGCGGCACCGCCTCGAAGGCCACACGGTAGAGGCCGCAGTAGACCGGATAGAAGCTGTAGGTCACGTCGGGGAACAGCAGCGGCCGGCCTTCGTGCTGGAACAGCGCGTGGAAGGCATGGGCCAGGACCTCGTCGGAACCGTTGCCGACGAACACCTGGCTCGGGCGCACGCCGTGGTAGTCGGCAATGGTTTGCTTCAGGCGGTCGGCATTGGGGTCCGGGTACAGGCGCAGGTTGTCGTTAAGCTCACCCTGCATGGCGGCCAGTGCCTTGGGCGACGGGCCATAGGGGTTCTCGTTGGTGTTCAGCTTGACCAGCTTGGCCAGCTTCGGCTGCTCGCCCGGGATGTAGGGCACCAGCTCATTGACGAAGGGGCTCCAGAACTTGCTCATCGCCCTTCTCTCCTCGAATGCGTTGTAGGGCCGCCCCACACGCGGGGCGGCGAAACGGGGTTCAGTTCTTGATGCGGTATTCGGCACTGCGCGCGTGGGCGGTCAGCGACTCGCCGCGGGCCAGCACCGAAGCAGTGCCACCCAGCACAGAGGCGCCGTCGGCCGAGCAGAAGATGATCGACGAGCGCTTCTGGAAGTCGTACACGCCCAGCGGCGACGAGAAGCGCGCGGTGCCGGAGGTCGGCAGCACGTGGTTCGGGCCGGCGCAGTAGTCGCCCAGGGCCTCGGCGGTATAGCGACCCATGAAGATGGCGCCGGCGTGGCGGATGTTCGGCAGCCAGCTTTCCGGGTCGGCCACCGACAGCTCCAGGTGTTCCGGCGCGATGCGATTGGCTACCTGGCAGGCCTGGGCCTGGTCGGCGACATGGATCAGCGCGCCGCGGTTGCTCAGCGAGGTGCGGATGATTTCGGCGCGCTCCATGGTCGGCAGCAGCTTATCGATGCTGGCGGCGACCTTGTCGAGGAACTCGGCGTCCGGGCTGACCAGGATGGCCTGGGCGTCTTCGTCGTGCTCAGCCTGGGAGAACAGGTCCATGGCGATCCAGTCCGGATCGGTGCCGCCGTCGCAGACCACGAGGATCTCGGACGGACCGGCGATCATGTCGATGCCGACCTGGCCGAAGACGTGGCGCTTGGCGGTGGCGACGTAGATGTTGCCCGGGCCGACGATCTTGTCCACCTGCGGCACGCTCTCGGTGCCATAGGCCAGCGCGGCCACGGCCTGCGCGCCGCCGATGGTGAAGACGCGGTCGACGCCGGCGATGCAGGCGGCAGCGAGGACGATCTCGTTGATCTCGCCACGCGGCGTCGGCACCACCATCACTACTTCGGCTACGCCGGCGACTTTCGCCGGAATAGCGTTCATCAGCACGGACGACGGATAGGAAGCCTTGCCGCCGGGTACGTACAGGCCGGCGCGATCCAGCGGGGTGACCTGCTGGCCAAGCACGGTGCCGTCAGCCTCGGTGTAGCGCCAGGAGTCCTGCTTCTGCTTCTCGTGGTAGCTGCGCACACGGGCGGCGGCGGTTTCCAGGGCTTCGCGCTGGGCCGGGGTGATGCGGGTCAGGGCCAGTTCCAGACGCTCGCGCGGCAGGATCAGGTCGGCCATGGACTTCGCTTCGAGGCCGTCGAAACGCTGGGTGAACTCCACCACGGCGGCGTCGCCACGGCTGCGCACGGCGGCGATGATGTCCAGCACGCGCTGGTTCACGGCGTCGTCGGAAACGCTTTCCCAGGACAGCAGATGGTCCAGATGACGCGCGAAGTCCGGATCGGCGGCGTTGAGTCGACGGATGGCGAAGGGTGCGGTCATAGCTGGCCTCTTAAATTTGGCGTGATCTCGGGCGCCGCTAGACTAGCAAGCCCACCGTGCGGGCACCCGAGATAATTTGGCTATGACACGGATAGGCGGCCGCGGTCATGGGACCGCGGTGAGTATCAGTGACGGTGTCGCGCCTCGACGGCGTCGCGCAGGGTATCGATCAGCGCCTGGATGCGGGCGTGCTGCATCTTCATCGAGGCCTTGTTGACGACAAGCCGCGAGCTGATGGTGGCGATCAGTTCCTGGGGTTCCAGGCCGTTCGCGCGCAGGGTGTTGCCGGTATCGACCACGTCGATGATCTTGTCGGCCAGGCCGACCAGCGGTGCCAGCTCCATGGAGCCGTACAACTTGATCACGTCGACCTGACGGCCCTGTTCGGCGTAGTAGCGCTTGGCGACGTTGACGAACTTGGTGGCCACGCGCAGGCGGCCCTTGGGCTCCGGCGCGCCGACCGCACCGGCGGTCATCAGCTTGCAGTTGGCGATCTTCAGGTCCAGCGGCTCGTACAGGCCCTGGCCACCATACTCCATGAGCACGTCCTTGCCGGCCACGCCGAGGTCGGCGGCGCCGTGCTCGACATAAGTCGGCACGTCGGTGGCACGGACGATCAGCAGGCGCACGTCATCGAGCGTGGTGGGGATGATCAGCTTGCGGCTCTTGTCCGGATTCTCGGTCGGCACGATGCCTGCCGCTGCGAGCAGCGGCAGGGTGTCGTCGAGGATGCGGCCCTTGGACAGGGCGATGGTCAGCATGTCAGCTCAGCCTTAGCCCGGCACACGGCGGATTTTCGCGCCGAGCAGTTGCAGTTTCTCTTCGATGCACTCGTAACCACGGTCGATGTGGTAGATGCGGTCGATGAGGGTGTCGCCTTCGGCCACCAGGCCGGCGATCACCAGGCTGGCGGATGCACGCAGGTCAGTCGCCATGACCGGAGCGCCACGCAGATGCGGAACGCCGGTGACGATGGCAGTGTTGCCCTCGACGAGGATCTGCGAGCCCATGCGGTTCATTTCATAGACGTGCATGAAGCGGTTCTCGAACACGGTCTCGATAACCGCGCCGGTGCCTTCGGCGACCGCGTTCAGGGAGATGAACTGAGCCTGCATGTCGGTGGGGAATGCCGGGTACGGCGCGGTGCGGATGTTCACCGCCTTCGGCCGGTTGCCCTTCATGTCCAGCTCGATCCAGTCGTTGCCGGTGTTGATGTGGGCACCAGCCTCTTCGAGCTTCAGCAGCACTGCTTCAAGGATGGTCGGATCGGTGTCCTTGAGCTTGACGCGACCACCGGTGGCGGCAGCGGCGACCAGGTAGGTACCGGTCTCGATGCGGTCGGGCATGACGCTGTACTTGGCGCCGCCCAGGCGCTTCACGCCATCGATGGTGATGGTGTCGGTGCCGGCGCCCTGGATCTGCGCGCCCATGGCGATCAGGCAGTTGGCCAGGTCGACCACTTCCGGTTCGCGAGCGGCGTTTTCCAGCACGGTACGGCCGTTGGCCAGGGCGGCGGCCATCATGATGTTCTCGGTACCGGTCACGGAGACGGTATCGAAGAAGAAGTGCGCGCCACGCAGGCCGCCGGCCGGAGCCTTGGCCTTGATGTAGCCGCCTTCGACGGTGATCTGCGCGCCCATGGCCTCGAGACCGCGGATGTGCAGGTCGACCGGACGCGAACCGATGGCGCAGCCGCCGGGCAGGGCGACTTCCGCCTCACCGAAGCGCGCGACCATCGGGCCGAGCACCAGGATCGAGGCGCGCATGGTTTTCACCAGCTCGTAGGGGGCGACCAGGGTCTTGATGCTGTTGGCGTCGACTTCGACGTTGAGCTTCTCGTTGATCACCGGCTGCACACCCATGCGACCGAACAGCTCGATCATGGTGGTGATGTCGTGCAGGTGCGGCAGGTTGCACACGGTGACCGGAGTGTCGGCCAGCAGGGTGGCGGCAAGAATCGGCAGAGCGGAGTTCTTGGCACCGGAGATGCGAATCTCGCCATCGAGGCGGGAGCCGCCGGTAATGATCAGTTTGTCCATAGCAGGTATTTCCCCGGCGACTCAGGAGCGCTCGGCCCAGGCGGCGCGGCTGAAGAATTTCATGGTTACGGCGTGGATGGCGCCACTGGCGATCCAGTCGTTCAAGTGGGCATAGATCTGCTGCTGACGCTTGACCGGGCCAAGGCCGGCCAGCTCATCGCTGATCAGGTTCAACTGGAAGTTGCAGCCTTCGCCTTCCACTTCGACTTGGGTTCCCGGGAGTTTTTCTTCCAGGAGGTTCTT is a genomic window of Pseudomonas knackmussii B13 containing:
- the hisC gene encoding histidinol-phosphate transaminase, translated to MSKFWSPFVNELVPYIPGEQPKLAKLVKLNTNENPYGPSPKALAAMQGELNDNLRLYPDPNADRLKQTIADYHGVRPSQVFVGNGSDEVLAHAFHALFQHEGRPLLFPDVTYSFYPVYCGLYRVAFEAVPLDEQFQIRIEDYTKPNAGIIFPNPNAPTGCLLPLEAIERLLKANPDSVVLVDEAYVDFGGETAISLVNRYPNLLVAQTLSKSRSLAGLRVGFAVGHEDLIEALERVKNSFNSYPLDRVAQAGAIAAFEDEAYFQQTCQAVIASREKLVGELRGMGFEVLPSAANFIFARHPRHDAAELAAGLREEGVIVRHFKQARIAQFLRISIGTEEQNQALLDALRPRI
- a CDS encoding BolA family protein, with the protein product MQAIEVKNLLEEKLPGTQVEVEGEGCNFQLNLISDELAGLGPVKRQQQIYAHLNDWIASGAIHAVTMKFFSRAAWAERS
- the hisG gene encoding ATP phosphoribosyltransferase, with product MLTIALSKGRILDDTLPLLAAAGIVPTENPDKSRKLIIPTTLDDVRLLIVRATDVPTYVEHGAADLGVAGKDVLMEYGGQGLYEPLDLKIANCKLMTAGAVGAPEPKGRLRVATKFVNVAKRYYAEQGRQVDVIKLYGSMELAPLVGLADKIIDVVDTGNTLRANGLEPQELIATISSRLVVNKASMKMQHARIQALIDTLRDAVEARHRH
- a CDS encoding Nif3-like dinuclear metal center hexameric protein; protein product: MTIELSVLVEEADRFLDAARIQDYCPNGLQVQGRPQVRRIVSGVTASQALLDAAVAAEADAVLVHHGYFWKGENPCVVGMKQRRLKTLLGHDISLLAYHLPLDLHPEVGNNVQLGRQLGLTIEGPLEPGNPRSIVLVGAPAEPMAPADFARHVGAVLGREPLLVEGDRPIRRIAWCTGGAQGYIDQAIAAGVDAYLTGEVSEQTVHSARENGITFIAAGHHATERYGVQALGRYLAERFGIEHQFIDCPNPA
- the hisD gene encoding histidinol dehydrogenase, which gives rise to MTAPFAIRRLNAADPDFARHLDHLLSWESVSDDAVNQRVLDIIAAVRSRGDAAVVEFTQRFDGLEAKSMADLILPRERLELALTRITPAQREALETAAARVRSYHEKQKQDSWRYTEADGTVLGQQVTPLDRAGLYVPGGKASYPSSVLMNAIPAKVAGVAEVVMVVPTPRGEINEIVLAAACIAGVDRVFTIGGAQAVAALAYGTESVPQVDKIVGPGNIYVATAKRHVFGQVGIDMIAGPSEILVVCDGGTDPDWIAMDLFSQAEHDEDAQAILVSPDAEFLDKVAASIDKLLPTMERAEIIRTSLSNRGALIHVADQAQACQVANRIAPEHLELSVADPESWLPNIRHAGAIFMGRYTAEALGDYCAGPNHVLPTSGTARFSSPLGVYDFQKRSSIIFCSADGASVLGGTASVLARGESLTAHARSAEYRIKN
- the algW gene encoding Do family serine endopeptidase AlgW, producing the protein MLKALRFLGWPALVGVLLALLIIQRNPEWVGLPQQEVHLQQAPLLSRIQQGPVSYADAVTRAAPAVANLYTTKMVSKPTNSMLDDPLFRRFFGDNLPQQKRMESSLGSAVIMSPEGYLLTNNHVTAGADQIVVALRDGRETTASLVGSDPETDLAVLKIDLKDLPVMTLGRSDGIRTGDVCLAIGNPFGVGQTVTMGIISATGRNQLGLNTYEDFIQTDAAINPGNSGGALVDANGNLIGINTAIFSKSGGSQGIGFAIPVKLAIDVMQSIIEHGQVIRGWLGVEVQPLTPELAESFGLQDKAGIVVAGVYRDGPASRAGMLPGDIILSIDGEPASDGRKAMNQVARTKPNQHISIEILRNGKHLTLQAEVGLRPPPAPNPQQQQQ
- the murA gene encoding UDP-N-acetylglucosamine 1-carboxyvinyltransferase, with amino-acid sequence MDKLIITGGSRLDGEIRISGAKNSALPILAATLLADTPVTVCNLPHLHDITTMIELFGRMGVQPVINEKLNVEVDANSIKTLVAPYELVKTMRASILVLGPMVARFGEAEVALPGGCAIGSRPVDLHIRGLEAMGAQITVEGGYIKAKAPAGGLRGAHFFFDTVSVTGTENIMMAAALANGRTVLENAAREPEVVDLANCLIAMGAQIQGAGTDTITIDGVKRLGGAKYSVMPDRIETGTYLVAAAATGGRVKLKDTDPTILEAVLLKLEEAGAHINTGNDWIELDMKGNRPKAVNIRTAPYPAFPTDMQAQFISLNAVAEGTGAVIETVFENRFMHVYEMNRMGSQILVEGNTAIVTGVPHLRGAPVMATDLRASASLVIAGLVAEGDTLIDRIYHIDRGYECIEEKLQLLGAKIRRVPG